From the genome of Sediminibacter sp. Hel_I_10:
ATCCCACAAGAACTACAGCGATAAATTATCTACACAAACAGATTGGTATCTGGCATTAGCTTACCTAAAGGTCGATAAATTGAAGAACGCCAAAAGTTTACTACAAAACATTATTGCTCAAAAGTCTTTTAAATATAGGGATGCAGAAGCTATTCTCGAAAAATTAAAATAAATAAGTTTACCTTTTCATAAAGTGGTCATTAATAGAAAAGAGCCTATTAATGAATATACATTTAATGAAAACAACGCACTTAATTTTATGCCTCATAGCATTAATTTTTACAAATTGTAGCAAGAACGACGATAATGACACTGGCTCAGCAGGCACCCATATAGTCAATCAAGTTGCTTTTTTACTTTATGACGCAACCACGGATGCCGTAAGCTATTACCACAATGGCGAAGTTGTTCCTTTAAATTCAGATAACGGTGATGTCATTGTTAAGGATATTACAATTGATGCTAATACCGTTTATGCAGCCGGTAATCAAAAAATTAATGACATTTGGAACATAGCATTATGGAAAAATGGTGTCTTAGATACTAACACACCTACCTATTCAAACCATTGCTATGTTGAAGCCATAGCTATAGACAATGGAGATATCTACTTGGCTGGAAGACGAATATATGATGGCAATGTAATTGACGCTGCTTATTGGCGTGACAACACCTATAAGGTACTACCAAAAATTTCTGACAAATCCTTTGCCAATGACATTATGGTTAGTAATAGCTTAATCGCGGTTGCAGGATGGCATTCACAACCTTTGAGCCCAAGCACTGCTTCTGTCTGGGAAAACGATATATTATTTCATCCAAATGGATCTGAATTGGTTGGTAATATAGCTTACTGCTTATATAATAATGGTACAAACCCAATATATGGAGGATACAAAAGCATAGATGGGAGGTTTCAACCAACCGTTTGGGATAAAAATGGCGTTATTTTGACCTTCGCGTTAGCGCAAGGTAAAAGTGGTCAAATAGGTAAAATCACCAACTTTCAAAATGATATTTACACCCTTCTAATTACCAGCCAATTAGTTAACGGAAATCAAACAAGAGCGGTAGAGTTGTGGAAAAATGGACTATTTCAGGAAACTTTAGTAGAAACTATTGACGGCACTGTCAGAGCCTTGTTTTTAGAAGAAGTAAATAATGACCTTTATTACGCTGCAAGTTCAGAAACTGCGATTGTGTTTAAAACCTTTGAAAACACCCTTGACATCCCCATAGAATTAGACGGGAAGACTATATTCCGCATTGAGAAATGAATTAAGCGTTCTATACCTAACGATAAAAAAATTAATCATGAAAAATACATATTTCTTTTTTAGCGCATTTACTTTTACAGTAGTGCTTTCATTTTCTCAAAACGTAACATTTTCAGAAAAAATTTTAACACCAGGCGAAGAATTTAGTAGTGTCTTTGGGGTATCTGTAGACATACAAGAATCCGTCCTTGTTGGCTCTGATCCTTCAGACCTTAATGGGGCAGTACCAAGTACTGGGGCAGCTTATATATACAGAAAAAACAATAATGGCAATTTTGAATTTGAACAAAAACTTAAAGCTCCTTTATTAGAGGCAGGGGATGTTTATGGCACAGATGTAGCCATAAACGGTGATTTTATTGCTGTAGGTTCTTCGAGGTACGAATTTGCCAATACGACCAGTGGCTTACCAATTGTAAATAAGGCTGGTGCTGTATTTTTGTATAAATATAATACGAATACTAGTCAGTGGGATTTAGTCAACCAAATTTTTGCCCCTACCCGCTTATTATTTCACGAGTTTGGATGGCGATTATTAATCACAGATACACAACTATTTATTTCTGAAATATATTATAAGAATACTAGTGTTAATGCTCTTAGAACTGGCAAAGTTCATATTTACGATTACGATAATGATGGAAACGTGACCTATAACCAAGGGGTTGATAATCCTGAGCCCACTTCTCACGATTTTTTCGGTTCTGAAATAGCTCTATCTGGAAACACTTTAGCTGTGGGTGCAAGAGGAGAACAACTAGATGAAAACGGAACTAATCAACTTACTAATGCTGGCGCCGTTTATATATTTGAAAAAGATGATCTAGGTTTTTATAACCTGCAACAAAAAATTCTTCCTAATCCAAGAGTAGCTTTTGCCAATTTTGGAGAGGGACTTGATATCTACAACAACACCTTGGCCGTTGGCGCCGTTGGTGAAGTAAGTATGGTTCCAGGAACAAGCGACGTAGCTGACTGTGGTGTGGCATACATATTTAAAAAAATTGGTTCAACCTGGTCCCAAACTGCATCGATAATACCTCCAACAGTTGAGTTCAACGCCAATTACGGCTCCTCAATAAACTTAAAAGATAACATCGTCTTTATTGGTTATGAGGGCGGCCGAGTGCCATACAATGGTTCTACTAGAAATTCTGGATTAGTAGAACAAATAACTCTAGATAACAGTGGTCAAGTAACCAATAAATTTACTATCGCGCCGCCATTTCCAGACACTACTAATGAGTTCGGTTACATCACGTCATGGGACGGAAATCAATTGGCTGTTGGGGTGTATGCAGATCGAGGAGATATAGATGGAAATTTAATTCTTTCTGGTACTGTTAGTCCAGGAGCTATTTATGTTTATGACACTAATGCCACTTTATCAACTAACGCTTTTTCTTCAGTAAAGCTCAAAGTTACGAATCCTGTGAAAGAGGAGATTACCGTTTTTAACTTGAAAGAAAAGGCAAATTATACTTTATACGATTTATATGGAAAATTAATCCTGCAGGGAAATATAATAACCTCAAATCCCAGCATCGATTTGTCTCTGATTACGAATGGAATTTACTTATTAAGTATTCACTCTAAAAACTCACCACAAGATTTTAAAATTATAAAAAAGTAATTTTTAAAACATAAACTATAAATTAATTAAAATGAAAAAAGCGTTGTTTATTTTGGGCATATTTACAATTACGCTATTTAGCTGTAGCAGTGATGATGATGGCACAGAACCTTCACAAACATTAAAACTTACAAAGGTTAACAAAGGTTTAGATACATCTGAAATTTCTTATTTAGAAAACGAAAAACCGCAAGCCATTATAAATCCAGACAATACCATTATACCCATCAATTACAATAGTGATAGTAATGTTATTTTGTTTAATGAAGACACCTATACTTACGACGCGTCTGGTAGAATAGCTAACATAACCAACGCACGTGGTGAGTCTGAATTTACCTATGACAGCCAAGGGCGCATTATAACACAAGAAGTACTTCAATATGACAATAATAACCTTACCATTAATATGGAAGACTTGCGCTTTATATACAACTTCACTTATAATAACGAAAGTCAACTCACAGAAGTCACTAGTATAGATAATATTGATCCTAATATTATTTCGGTACCAGATATTACAAAATCAAAATTTACTTACAATGCTAATGGACAACTAATAAAACAAGACACAGAAACGTCTTTTGATAATGGTGCTACATTCAGTCCAGATTTGACGATTGATATAATTTATGATACATCTAAAAACCCTTTAAGACTATTTTACAATAGTATGGGTGTAACGTCTAATTTTACGCCTTTTTATTCTAGCAATTTAGATATACAATTAACAGTAGGTATAGGTAATGGCACAGGTACCCTGTATTATATATCTAAAAATAGCCCATTAAATGTGGTTCGTACTAACATTAGCCCTACCGGAAATATTTCTAGAACAACAACTTTTAATTATCAATTGGATGGAGATTACCCAGTTAATGGAGAAAGGACATTTATTGCTAATCCACAAGTCTTCCCACCATCTACTACACAACTCTCTTGGGAATACACTACAGATTAAAACATCTACATTTTTGTAAACATTAATACCAAAACTAATGATACCAGTACTTTTCAAATCAAAACTAATTCTCTTACTTATACCTTTTTTAACTTTTGCAGCATGCAGTAAAGATGAAGATGTTCCCACAACCAAAATACCTACTGTAAACTATTCTGTCTCTACTTTTGATGCTACCTTTTTTCAAGCAGGCACCTCAAGCGCTCCTTCAATACACTGGAATGGTAGCCAAGGTAGTTTTGCCATGGCAGCACCCTTAACAGGATCAAGTATTAACACCGTAAATGGTGTCATGAGCTGGGATAAAACTTTACCTATTGGTACACACGACTTACAAGTTATCGTTACAAATAGCGCTGGACAAACTACAGCAAACATAAGTATAAAAAACCCTTTTCAAGGTGTTTTTACTGGTACTATCGAAGATGGTAATACTAATTATTTTGAAGTTGAATTTTTCTCAGATGGAACTGTCATTGTAAGAACTGAAGACTCAGGTAGTCCACCAACAGCAAATGGGACATGGACAAAAAATGGTACAACAGTAATGGTAGACCTTACCAATCCCGAGAATAATATCCAAGTATCATTATCTGGTACTTTAAGCGTTGGAACAACCGCTTTTTATGTTGGCCAATGGCATAATGGCCATGGTGCAAATGATTCCCAAGGTGATTTTGAAGTGACTTTAATTAATTCATCAACAAACAATTAAAACAAATTTATTATGAAAAAAATAGTATTTATATTAATCCTAACATCGTCCACTTTATTTAGTTGCAGTAAAGATGATACCAACGAAAATGCAAGTACTAACGATACCTTTTCAGATTTATCAAACATTTCTGGTGATGAAGGTAGCAGAATTGAGGTTACTCAAAATGACGAAGATCTTGTTTTTACTGGCTCTAATGTATTGGGCTGGGGAGGTGCTTCGCTATTAAATTTAAACTACTCTAAAAACTTACGATTACTACACGATGATTTCGAAACTTTATACCTAACGTTTTCTGTACCAAGTAATCTCGATTTTATAGAAGCAGCTGTTGGCTCACATGGTTTAAGTGGCTCCACATTACAATTAATAGATACCGAAAACTTAGATAGTGTTATTGTTGAGATGTACACTACAGAAAATCAGGAACGAAATCAATTTTTGGGCACATTAGAAATAAGAAGAAATGTATCTTATCTTAATGATGTACTGGATATGGTAGGTAGTTTCGAGATTACTAGAGACGGACAAATCATCAAAGGTTTATTTTGGAAAAAAGAGGTTGCCAACTGGTAATTAATTTCTATTTAATATATGAAACGTCTTAATTAACTTTAAGGCGTTTTTTAATTGACCAACCCAAAATTAGCATGACTACCAAAACCAAACCTACATACCACCAATAATTTGTTGAAGCAACAATGGCAGAAGTATCACCCGTGAGCACAAACCCCGCCCAATAGTAAGGGTGTTTCAGGTTATGATCGTCAGTAGTTTTCAAATAGTCTAATTTGGCATTTTTTAAGGCAATATGCTTTTCCTGTCCCAATTTTAAATACTCGTAAAACCGCTTCATTATAATTGAAGTCTCCTTATCTGGCACCCGCCATAAACTTGTTACCGTAGCCTTACTACCAGCATATTGAAATGCTCTTGACAAACTCAAAACGCCCTCTACTGGGTCAATTTCCCCATAGGCCGTATTACACGCACTCAATGTTGTTAGCTCTGCCGATAAATTGAGATTGTACACCTCGTTTAAACTCAGATAGTCCTCCTCTGTCTCACCAGTAAACAGAAGCATGGCATCCTTATTATTTTGTGAATCACCTTCTACAGCATGCATGGCAAGATGTAATACCGAAAATTCATTGGCATGTTCTGTAAAATGTTGTTTTGTTGCCTTTCTATCTGCAAAAAGAGTTCCTTTAAATAATTTAGAAATATATACCGCTTCTTCAAAGGCATCGGGCAATTGATAATTTCCCGAACGTTCTAGATCAGCAACTATTCTGCTTTTGGACACCTTTTCATCATTATTGTAATTTGGAGCGTAAGCAGCAAAGGTCGCCGAATTACTAACATCATTATTGTGTCCGTCCAAAATTAAAGATGTATTATAGCTAATTACCTTATTAGATTTCGAAAACTCATCAAAAAATGTTTCAAATGGTAAATAGTTTAATTCCTCATGCGGAATGATTCTCAAATTCCTATATGGTTCAATACCTGAAACTAATGGGGTCAAAAAGCTATTTAAAGACATCACGATTTTTGATATATCTTGATTGGCCTTAATTTGGCTGATATAAATATCTGTTAAGTTTTTTACATTTTCTCGAGGGCCCAACACAACAAATTTTAATTCCCTATTTGATATAAGATAAGCATAACAGTGCTTTTCGGTAAGGTAAAATCGTACGCTAATCGTATCATCATCCAAATTCGCACGATAAGATGATAAATCAAAGTTTGGAGAAGTATAAAAGACGTAATCGGGATAATCCTCTTTAATTTTCTCACTGAGACTGTCTTTTTTATTTAAAAGCTTGATATAAGTGTTTTGCTCTTTTAGTTTAGGGTTCAACTCCTCTTGGAGATATTGATTTGTAAGATTTAAAATCTTTCTGGATATCAGGTTCCGTTGATTAGTAAGTGAATTTAGCGCATCATTTTCATTCAATATGATATTACTATTGGCATTTTTCTGTAACATTTCTAAAGAATGATTACTTTCCAAAAATTTAATGATCAGATGGTCATTTTCCGTACCTGCTGTTCTGGTAGACAAAATACCTGCATTTATTTTCTGTAATTGACTAACCTCCTTTGGATTAAACCACTGGTTCTGCTTAAATGCATTTAACAAGGAAGCCGAGAGTAAGTAAAATTGATTGGCCTTTTTAAGTGAATAACTTGGATGGGATTGAGAATGCTCCTGTAATAACGTGGCTATTTTTAACATTCGTGCAATTGTTTTTTCATTAGCTAAAACATCCTGAGGCACCTTTTTTTCTGATAGAAATTTTTGAATATTCTTTATGTTAGAAGCTTCCAAATGATTGTTGAGTAATGAATCTACACGGTTATATTTTTCTTCTGAAAGAAACTGTTCCAAATAAAAAATTTGAGCGTCCCTTATATCATCCATGGCTTTGAGATCATTGGCCAATACTCGATATTTATTTAAATAATATCTTGCACTGTCTCTTTTTGATGCGCTGTTAAAATAAGATATCATACCGCGATACGCATTTAAAGGATTAATACGGTTGTCATATTCAAAACCGTCAATCAACCTCATACTTTTATGATAAGCCTCTGAAATTTCAGGATTGACTTCATTTGTTTTGGCTTTTAGCATAGCGAGTCGCTCAAACGCCAATCGACGGTTATGAACCGCTAAAAAATGCTCATGTGTATTGGGGGGAAATCGTTGTAAGGCCTTGATATAGTAAACTGAAGAATTTTTAAATTCAGAATTAAAATTTTCTACATCATTAACTTCCGAATAAAAATAGAGTTTACGATCTGTAAGCAACATATGATCAATGATGTCTTGAGGCTCCATGTATTTTTCGTAAAGCTCTAAGAAAATTTTAGCCTTACCAAAATCGCCCATGGTCATATAAATAGTGGACATCATTCCCAATAAATCTGATTTATACACATTATACCAAGGAATGTCATCATGCGTTTCCTCCACAAGTTTTTCAGAAATTGCTAATATTTTTTTCTGAAGATTTCCGTCTCCCAAAAGACTTGCACAATCTAAATACCCAACATAAGTACTTATTTCACCTGTTTTCAAAAAACCCAGTTCATCAGGGTCAGTCGTTAAGTCAACTTGCGCGCTCATGAGTTCAAGAAAAGGAATAAAGCTCTTTTCTATTGCCAAATCACACTGTCCAGAATAATTTAACGCACTTCCTAAATAAGAATAGGCCTCTAAAAGCTGTATTTTGTTATGTCCTTTATCTTGTTCACATATTGCTATAAATTCCTCGATGGATGCTATTGTTTTTTCATGGTTATTGCGATCCATGTAAAAATCCCAAGCCAATCGGTAAAGCTCATAAGCATAATCAGATGTCTTGTGAGCGACCTTTTGGTAACTTTGAAAAACACTATCTAGTAAAATCTCTTGTGAATTGGAACTCAAACCTAAGTCTTGCCAATTTTTGAACTTTTTAAACAGCGCACTAGTTTTAACGATATTTAAGCTATCTTGACTAGTATCCAATTCTGATTTCGGTTGAATTACCTCAACGGGCGTAGGCTCAACGTTTTGTTCAAGGTCTTTCTTTTTACAATTGTATAATACGCTAAGTAATGCAAAACATATAATGGCAAAACGTATCTGATGTATAATTTTCATGAAATTGACTTAACTATTACTGAATCAGTAATTTCAACACTAAAGTAAGTTTTTTTTAGATTTTAAATGGTTTGGTAATGACCAAATTTCAATAGCTCTTCCAGATTTAAATTCTAACTTTGTACTATAAAGATTATCCCATGTTCGACACGCTCATTATTGGAGGAGGCGCTGCAGGAATGTCTTGTGCTCTGGTGCTTGGCTCAGCAAAACCTAAAGCCTTCGCTACAAACAAATATATTGGTATCATTATGCATCAGCGCGCTTCTCATCTGCAAAGCGCACTTTTTAATAATGTGCTAGGTCTTGCTGCCGGCACTCTAGGGTCTGAGATCTTAGAGAACGGTAAAACACAACTCAAAACCTTATATCCTCACGTAAATCAGATTGAAAAGGAAAAAGTAAAGTCTGTTTTTAAAACTCCTAAAGGGTTTACCATAATCACCAATAAAAATACTTACCAATCTAAAATAGTGGTTATTGCCGTGGGTTACACCAACCTTGTCAATATTGACGGACTCCAATCTTATTTAGAACCACACCCAAGAACAGCCATTGAAAAGGAACGTATCTGGCTAAAAAACGAAGATCATTTGGTAGATGACGGACTCTATGTTGCAGGAACTATGGCGGGTTGGCGCAGTCAATTTGCTATTGCCGCCGGGAGTGGTGCCCAAGTAGCCACCGATATTTTAACGCTTTGGAACAATGGCAAGCATGCCAAAATTCACGATAAAGTCTAGATTAGTAATACCTCACCTGAAAAAAAATACCTATTATGAAAACAAATAAAGTTGCTTTGGTTACTGGCGGAAGTCGTGGATTAGGCAAAAACATTGCCCTAAAGCTCTCTCAAAAGGGCATAGATGTCATCATTACTTACCACTCCAGCTCTTCTGCTGCAGATGATATTGTAAGTGAAATTGAATCCAACGGACAAAAAGCAACTGCTTTTCAATTAGATACCACCAATATAAATAGTTTTGATGCCTTTGTCGAGAAACTGTCTTCTTATCTTTCTGAAGTTTACGGCAATCCGCGCTTAGATATTTTGATCAACAATGCAGGGACCGGAATCTACAAACCCTTTTTAGAAACTACAGAAAACGATTTTGATGAAATGGTCAACATCCATTTTAAAGGGGTGTATTTTTTAACTCAAAAATTGGTTCCAGTGCTTAATGACGGCGGACGAATTATTAATATTTCTTCAGGCTTGGCAAGATTCTCCCTTCCTAATTCCTCTGCTTATGCTTCGGCTAAAAGTGCCGTAGAGACCTTTACCAAATACTTAGCTAAAGAGTTAGCGCATCGTAAAATTGCAGCTAACGTGGTAGCTCCTGGAGCGGTAGCTACAGATTTTGGCGGTGGCGAAAATAAAACAAACGAGAAAAAAATTGATATTATTTCTAGCAATACCGCTTTAGGCCGCGTAGGAGAGCCTGAGGATATTGGTGGGGTCGTTGCTTTTTTATGTACCGAAGACGCCTATTGGATCAACGGACAGCGTATTGAGGTTTCTGGAGGAATTATGCTTTAAATTTCACGATGTCGTAATTACCTTTCGTTTTCCTTTTGAAAAGAATTGTTCGGTTTCGGTTTACTCCTCTACGTCTTCCTCTTCGAAAATGTGAAGGCCAAAATCCTTTGCGCCACGGCTTAATAAAATGACTTCCTCTATCATCTCGTCGTCTTCATTAAGAATCTTTTCAGCTACGGTAGAGCCGTAGAGTTGAGCACCTAACTCAGATTTGATCATGCGCCGTATTTGGTCATGATAAGCCACAAAGGTCAAATTGGTTTGCTCTTTAAGATTAAGATAATCTTGAAATTTTAAAATGACATCATCGGTGATATAGAAATTTTGGATGTACTCTTTAGCATCCAATCCATCATAAACCTGACGGTCACGATCCAATTCCTCAAATACAAAGTTGCTCATATACCCCCGACGTTTAATGTAATTCAACGTTTCATTTTGTGCCGATGTATTGAGTGGAATAAAAATATCAGGAATGATACCTCCTCCTCCATAGACCACTTTGCCTTTTGGTGTTGTAAATTTTAGAGAATCTGCAATTTTCATGCTTTCGGGATGGTCTAATTCTCCGCTACTTAATCGTTTATAATAATCACTATAATACTCTTTGTTATTTCCCAAATCATAAGGTCGCTGTATCGAACGACCTGTAGGTGTATAATATCTTGAGACAGTAAGACGGATGGCGCTTCCATCACCAAGGGACATTTCGCGTTGCACCAAACCCTTTCCATAACTTCTTCGGCCAATAATGGTTCCCTTATCGTTATCCTGAAGAGCTCCAGCTACAATTTCACTTGCAGAAGCTGAACTTTCATTAATTAAAATGTACACCTCACCTTCTTCAAAATCGCCTTTTCCAGTTGCAAAGCTCTTTTCAATTTTACCCTTATTGTTTTTTGTAAATAAGATGAGCTTATCATCTTCTAAAAATTCATCCACAATCTGTTCTGCAATGCCCAAAAACCCTCCAGGATTATCGCGCAAATCCAAGGCTAATTTGGTGGCGCCCTGCTCTTGTAATTTATCTAATGCCTTTTTGAATTCTTTGTAAGTAGACTCCGCAAAGCGGTTGACTTTAATGTAACCCAAATTGTTAGTGAGCATATATGCAGCGTCAACACTCTTAATGGGTATAATACCTCGTTTCACCTTAAACTCTAGAAGTTTATCGACACCTTTTCTTTTAATTTTGAGTGTTACTTTGGAGCCCTCTTCCCCTTTTAACTTATCAATGATTTCATCATTGGTCCAATGGCCTCCAAAAATAGAATCTCCGTTTGCCATAATGATACGGTCTCCCCCCTTGATCCCTGCTTTATCACTAGGTCCACCAGATACGGGTCTAATTACAGTAACCGTATCTTTATAGGTATAGAAATTAATACCAATACCTACAAAATCACCTTTCATATTATTGGTAACTCGTTCTAAATCACTTTTGGGAATATACGTAGAGTGCGGGTCAAGGTTCTCTAAAATACCATTAACGGTAACATCAACAATACTATCCGTATTAACATCATCAACATACTCGTAGTCAATATAATCAATGAGACGGTTAAGTTTATCTTTTTTACTGTTGGTTGTAAATAAACGGTCTGAGATGTCTGTGAAATTCAATTTTCCGCCAATAAAAATACCCACCGCCATTGCGAGACCTAATAATAACGGTATGTATTTTTTGTGAAGTTTCATTTATGCGTTTACATCTTCAATGAGCTCTAATGCTATCCCTGCTTTTTCTAAAAATTGCAATCCAGAATTATCCTTATAATCCTGACTGTAGACCACTCTAATAATTCCTGCTTGGTGAATGAGCTTACTACACTCTTTACAAGGTGAAAGTGTAATATACAGTGTAGCACCTTTACAAGTTTGGGTAGAAGACGCTACTTTTAATATGGCGTTAGCCTCTGCGTGCAAGACATACCACTTGGTATAACCTTCGTCATCTTCGCAGTAATTCTCAAAGCCTGTTGGTGTACCATTATATCCATCTGAAATAATCATTCGGTCTTTTACAATAAGGGCTCCCACTTGTTTGCGCTTACAGTGTGATAATTTGCCCCACTCTTGCGCAATGCGCAAATAGGCCTTATCATATCTTAGTTGCTTTTTTTTTGGCATTGATCTCGTTTGATGGTCGGTATTTTTTCCGAAGAAAACACATTAATAACGATGTGACTTAGCACTTTCGCTAGCTTTCAAATGTAATAATTCTAAAACCTGTACGGTAGACTTTAGGAATTTGATAACGTTAAAATTTTATCAAAACGTATGCAGAAGTCTTAATGTAATCAAGAAAACACTTGACTGAGCAATAAAATGTGCAGAACAAAGCCCAAAACAATTGCAGAAATCACAATAACCCAATCCCGTTTAGAAAATCGAAATATGGTTTGACATAGAAAGCTGATGAACAAGATGATGAATACAATAACGATTTGACCTACCTCAATACCTAAACCCATTTCCAGTAGAGCCACAAATTTGTTTTCAGTATTAGAAACCATACGCTCAAAAACACCTACAAAACCAAGGCCATGGATGAGTCCAAAAAAGAGTGCTGCAAAAAACAGAAGTCCTACTTTATCACTTTGTGCTTTTTTTCCTGATGTAAAAATATTATAAACCGCTACAATCAAGATGGTAAGAGGAATGAGAAATGCGATCAATCGAGAATTTACATTAATCACGTTATAAGTAGTCAACCCTAAAGACACGCAATGGCCTAAAGTAAACACGGTGATGAGCATGAATACGCGTTTCCAATCCTTGAACAAATATGGGACAGTAAGCGCTACCAAGAACAGAATATGGTGGTAGGCATTTAGATTTAGGACGTGATAAACACCATCTTTAAAGTTTGACAAAAATGCGTCAATCATAGTAACATGGTTTGGGTTGAACCAAAGTTACGGCTTATAATTTAAGATGAAAACTATTTAACGTTACGCTATTGCCGTCTATTAGCCAAAAGTGGTGGTGGTTCGCCATTAAAAGGGTTCCATCTACTAATGGTTTTGGCCTCCATCCCAGCAGCATTAATAACCGCTCTATCTCCATAGCGCTCCCGCATTTTATCAATGGCCAGACTAAGATGAAGCAATTTTTCATCATCTTCAAATAAATGAATTTGATGCCCACCTTCTACCAAATGGCTAAATTTTACCCCAACCAATCGTACCAAAAGGCGGCGGTTATACAGCTTATTGTAGAGGTCTAAAACTATAGGAATAATGTTATGATCCATAGAACTATATGGAATACGCTGCTGTTGCGTGTGGGTTTGAAAGTCTGAATAACGAATCTTAAAGGTCACACATGCAGTTAATTTATTGCCACGACGTAATTGATAGGCCAAATTTTCGGCCATAGCAATAACGATGCCCTTTAATTTTAGAACATCTGTAGTATCCTTATTGAAGGTACGCTCTGTAGAAATTGATTTGCGTTCGTGGTACTGTATCACCGGACTATTATCTATTCCATTGGCTTTTTGCCAGATGGAAAGTCCGTTTTTACCCAAGACCTTTTGCATGAGTTCCATGGGCATTTCTTGTACGGTTCTAATTTGCTTGACCCCTAAATCACAGAGCGCTTTATAGGTAACATTACCAACCATGGGTATTTTCTTAACTGAAAGTGGCGCTAAAAACGGTTTTTCGTTACCTGAAAGAATCCTAATTTCATTATTGGGTTTCGCTTCTCCCGTTGCAATTTTAGATACCGTTTTATTGAGTGATAGCCCAAATGAAATGGGAAGTCCAGTTTCCTTGATAATACGTTGACGCAATTCTGAAGCC
Proteins encoded in this window:
- a CDS encoding T9SS type A sorting domain-containing protein; translated protein: MKNTYFFFSAFTFTVVLSFSQNVTFSEKILTPGEEFSSVFGVSVDIQESVLVGSDPSDLNGAVPSTGAAYIYRKNNNGNFEFEQKLKAPLLEAGDVYGTDVAINGDFIAVGSSRYEFANTTSGLPIVNKAGAVFLYKYNTNTSQWDLVNQIFAPTRLLFHEFGWRLLITDTQLFISEIYYKNTSVNALRTGKVHIYDYDNDGNVTYNQGVDNPEPTSHDFFGSEIALSGNTLAVGARGEQLDENGTNQLTNAGAVYIFEKDDLGFYNLQQKILPNPRVAFANFGEGLDIYNNTLAVGAVGEVSMVPGTSDVADCGVAYIFKKIGSTWSQTASIIPPTVEFNANYGSSINLKDNIVFIGYEGGRVPYNGSTRNSGLVEQITLDNSGQVTNKFTIAPPFPDTTNEFGYITSWDGNQLAVGVYADRGDIDGNLILSGTVSPGAIYVYDTNATLSTNAFSSVKLKVTNPVKEEITVFNLKEKANYTLYDLYGKLILQGNIITSNPSIDLSLITNGIYLLSIHSKNSPQDFKIIKK
- a CDS encoding RHS repeat protein, translated to MKKALFILGIFTITLFSCSSDDDGTEPSQTLKLTKVNKGLDTSEISYLENEKPQAIINPDNTIIPINYNSDSNVILFNEDTYTYDASGRIANITNARGESEFTYDSQGRIITQEVLQYDNNNLTINMEDLRFIYNFTYNNESQLTEVTSIDNIDPNIISVPDITKSKFTYNANGQLIKQDTETSFDNGATFSPDLTIDIIYDTSKNPLRLFYNSMGVTSNFTPFYSSNLDIQLTVGIGNGTGTLYYISKNSPLNVVRTNISPTGNISRTTTFNYQLDGDYPVNGERTFIANPQVFPPSTTQLSWEYTTD
- a CDS encoding CHAT domain-containing protein is translated as MKIIHQIRFAIICFALLSVLYNCKKKDLEQNVEPTPVEVIQPKSELDTSQDSLNIVKTSALFKKFKNWQDLGLSSNSQEILLDSVFQSYQKVAHKTSDYAYELYRLAWDFYMDRNNHEKTIASIEEFIAICEQDKGHNKIQLLEAYSYLGSALNYSGQCDLAIEKSFIPFLELMSAQVDLTTDPDELGFLKTGEISTYVGYLDCASLLGDGNLQKKILAISEKLVEETHDDIPWYNVYKSDLLGMMSTIYMTMGDFGKAKIFLELYEKYMEPQDIIDHMLLTDRKLYFYSEVNDVENFNSEFKNSSVYYIKALQRFPPNTHEHFLAVHNRRLAFERLAMLKAKTNEVNPEISEAYHKSMRLIDGFEYDNRINPLNAYRGMISYFNSASKRDSARYYLNKYRVLANDLKAMDDIRDAQIFYLEQFLSEEKYNRVDSLLNNHLEASNIKNIQKFLSEKKVPQDVLANEKTIARMLKIATLLQEHSQSHPSYSLKKANQFYLLSASLLNAFKQNQWFNPKEVSQLQKINAGILSTRTAGTENDHLIIKFLESNHSLEMLQKNANSNIILNENDALNSLTNQRNLISRKILNLTNQYLQEELNPKLKEQNTYIKLLNKKDSLSEKIKEDYPDYVFYTSPNFDLSSYRANLDDDTISVRFYLTEKHCYAYLISNRELKFVVLGPRENVKNLTDIYISQIKANQDISKIVMSLNSFLTPLVSGIEPYRNLRIIPHEELNYLPFETFFDEFSKSNKVISYNTSLILDGHNNDVSNSATFAAYAPNYNNDEKVSKSRIVADLERSGNYQLPDAFEEAVYISKLFKGTLFADRKATKQHFTEHANEFSVLHLAMHAVEGDSQNNKDAMLLFTGETEEDYLSLNEVYNLNLSAELTTLSACNTAYGEIDPVEGVLSLSRAFQYAGSKATVTSLWRVPDKETSIIMKRFYEYLKLGQEKHIALKNAKLDYLKTTDDHNLKHPYYWAGFVLTGDTSAIVASTNYWWYVGLVLVVMLILGWSIKKRLKVN
- a CDS encoding FAD-dependent oxidoreductase, which gives rise to MFDTLIIGGGAAGMSCALVLGSAKPKAFATNKYIGIIMHQRASHLQSALFNNVLGLAAGTLGSEILENGKTQLKTLYPHVNQIEKEKVKSVFKTPKGFTIITNKNTYQSKIVVIAVGYTNLVNIDGLQSYLEPHPRTAIEKERIWLKNEDHLVDDGLYVAGTMAGWRSQFAIAAGSGAQVATDILTLWNNGKHAKIHDKV
- a CDS encoding SDR family oxidoreductase, producing MKTNKVALVTGGSRGLGKNIALKLSQKGIDVIITYHSSSSAADDIVSEIESNGQKATAFQLDTTNINSFDAFVEKLSSYLSEVYGNPRLDILINNAGTGIYKPFLETTENDFDEMVNIHFKGVYFLTQKLVPVLNDGGRIINISSGLARFSLPNSSAYASAKSAVETFTKYLAKELAHRKIAANVVAPGAVATDFGGGENKTNEKKIDIISSNTALGRVGEPEDIGGVVAFLCTEDAYWINGQRIEVSGGIML